The region ATGGATAACTCTTTGTGAGGGAGAAGTGCAGACATCCCAAATCTTGTATATGAGGGCAGCACACTCTGCATCACATTCATAGATGCATTGCATTTCTCGTCTGATATAAGTCTCTTAAGCAAAGTCTGTCCCACTTCAAAACGGAGTGCGTCAGAAATTATAACTACGACACGCTCTTTTGCATGTCGAACAAATTTATTATAAAACTCATGTTGCTTTATTAATCCCGTGTCCCCTTTGCACTCTGAAAAAGCCCTATTCCATGCAACTGACAGCGGATCCAGGTAGCGGTTGGTATAAATATTCTCGACTAAGTCTCTCAAATTCTCATAAGGAGAATTATTAGCCAATTGATCGTAATGGTAATAGAAATACCTGTATTTCTGGTCAACTATATGATCCTTTGCAACATAGCTCTTCCAAATATCGAGTGATGATTTTTGTGGTTCGAATCGAGCTGCCATTATAAGATGATATGCATTCTCCAAAATGTAGTAATGCGAAAAATACATCTGGCCAAAATGCATTTTTCTTCTCATTCTGCACAACTCCGGTATTGAGTGCCCATTCAATTTGGCTGCTGTATCTTCACCCTCAAGTCGATCAATCAGCCACTTAAGAATAAATATGTCTGTCTTCTTGAAGATCTCAAGATCTGAGTAGTCATTTACATTCAGCTTATCAAATATGGTATCACCGTTTAGTGTGCTATATACCATGTCTGATAAAACATCAAAGTTCTCCTTGAAGATCAAACTATTCATCATACTGTCGAGAAAAGCAATAATGTTACCCGACTTATAAGAGCAATAATTCTTCCAAGACTGAGGAAGCTCTGTTCGGATAACCTTTGAAGTATAGGTTACAAAAAGCGCGTAAACTAGTTTGTTGAGTGTTGGAGAGACATCGGTATAGCCAAAAGTCTCCTCGCACATCTTCCAAAACGGTTTAAGCAGATCAAATTTCTCAAACTCTGTGAGATAATTATTATCTTCAATATCACCATCCGTGATCACTGTACGAACAATTTCCTCGAAAGATACAATCTTTGTCTTACAGAGAACCCCCATTAGAGCTATTTCAATGATGCTCTTGTTAAAGTTCTCAATCTCAAGCTCATAGAATTTTTGAGTCCTTTCTTTTGATCCAAAAAACTTGATATAATGCTGCAACACCGGTTTATATTTTTCATCAATCCCCAAATCAACGGCTAATAAAGATGCTCGATCCGCAAAGAATTCTTTAGAATACCGAATTGTATCTGCAAGATGATTCTCCTTAAGGGCAGGCTTCGGAAATGGAGCATAAATCAAGTAGTTCGTGGTAGTATCTTCACGCTCCAAGAAATACTTGATATAAAACTGATTATCACGCTCCAGCTTCAATACCTTGGCATTTTCAAGTTCTATGGATTCAATATCTGAGCTGAACTCAGCGCCTGCATCGTACCAAAATATCAATTTTCGTACATCAGACGCGAATTCTGCGTTGAGTTTATCTGTAATTTGTTTTAGGTTAAGCTCTGCCATTTTTTCACCTACCTTTGTCTGATACTTTAATTAATCAAGAATATATACTTTTGTCTTTGTACTTGGAATGTGGTAAGTCCTCTGTCTATCCCCTTTATGCTCATATCCATCTATAATTTCCAACACCCTATGAACACCTTGTGAGTGTTCATTAAAGCAACTACATGATTTCGAAATAACTGTGACGTTTGGATTTTCCACAATAAAAATAATCAATTGTGCCTGACTGTACTTCTCACCAACTATTAGTTCATGTAATATTTCACTTTCAAAATATGCCATAGATTACTCCAATCTTAAATAAAGTTTGAAGTTGCCTTCCCATATTTGCTTTACAACTTCTTCTACAGTCCCATTGTTTTTATCGCAAAACATAGCGAAAGAAACATCCAATAAAGGATTCCCTTCATTATCCTTACAACCAATCATTTGCGAGAACGAATTTTTACTACCTATGTTGTTCCCCACAAAGATACTATTCTCTCGGCTACCCATAAGATTTCCAAACCAAATTTGAACTGCATGAACTTTTCTTGCATTTTTATAGAGCTCAAAAACAACTGTCACCGCGTCAATTTCTTCATACTCAATTTGGAAGTGCTGGTTCTTGGAACAAAATTCATCTGATATTCTTTTCAGAAAACTGACAATACTTACAAACGACTCTCGTAAGAATTTCTTCTTCTCTAAATCTGACAACGGCTGTTTTTCAGTAAAATCTAATCCCAATCGGTCTGATAGATTCTCTTTCTCTGGCGCCTGAAATTCATCAATTTTCTGGGGTAAGGGAGTTGTTCTGAATTCAGCCACTGGAGAAAACTCATATTTCAAAGTACCTGCTAGCTTGGAAAACAACTCTCTGTATTCGTTCTTACTATCTTCAGACAAATCCACAATATCTCTTCCCCTTAGGAAATCAGGTACAACCTTTTGACTTCTCCCATCAAAAGAAACTAAAATATATCTATTTTCTTTATTGGAAAAATCATCGATGATATATCTATATTCAGTACCTACACCACCTTGATAATTGTCAGCCCTTGTTTTGTAATTTTCGGACAGCACAATTATTGTTTTCTCGGCTTTTCTGAGTGCATCAGCCATCATTTCTGTAAAATGAATAGCAGTCTTTTGTTGTTGATACAATACATCACACTCTGCTTGATAACCATTTTTTCTTAAGAAATCAACAAACTGCAAAACTCTTGGATCCGGTTTACCGTTCTGCCAAGCATGGCTAATAAAAATCATGATATCCCCCCTTTTAAATCTTTGCGAGAATATCTAGTTTTTTGCCATCCTGCCCCGTTTGAACCTTCTCATAGTTCACTTTTACACCATCATCCAAGTCAATTGCTATACGACTTAGCGCAAGGTGAGCAATTTTCTCATCATACTCTTTGGTTTCTTTCAGCTGCTTGATAAGTTTTTCTTTTCTCTTTTCAGCTTGAGCAACCTCTCTAGTATTATTGCTGTTTTCTTCCATTTCTTTCATGCGATCAATTTCACTCATGTAGATTTTCTGCATCTTATGCAGATAATCAACTCGGACAATACCGGTTGTATCAGCAGTATAACGATGCATATAGACCAGGGCTTTGAATCCATCTTGTTTCCCACTGTCATAAAGCCAGTATATTGGACGTTTTTGATAGGTTTTTATATGATCCTTATAAAAATCCTTTAAAAAATAGTTGCGAATTATTTCCCTTGATGTATTTCCTTTGTTATCAAGTGCATTTGCTATAAAATCAATGTTGTCTTCAAGTACATCGGTCCCGTATGCGCACTTAATAAATTCAACAAAGCGACCAACAATATCATCACTAAAGTACTCTTCGTCAGTAATTGGAATACAGTTATCCTTGTCTGGTTTAAATTTGTTGTACCTTGAATCGTCCCATTCTCCTCCTGCAAAAGCTATTCCATCATAATTAAGAGAGTATCTGCCTAACATACAGCCAACTGCATAAGAAATAAAACTTTTAATATCACTTTTTATGTCTGCTTTTCGAACAGTTACATCTTTATCTTCTACTACTGAACTTAGCTCCCTTTCTAAACCATAAATATCAATGAATATTTCATTGAGTTTTTCTTCATTGACTTTTAACTGATTAAATCTAATGTTGCATTCGTCTTGCCAATACTGAATCGCTGATTCTATTTTATCGGCATCTAAAAGAGGATGTTTTTTAAACTCCCAAGACGTTTCGAAAGAATCCCATTCATTTTTTGAAATTTCAACGTTCTCTGTTACAATGTTTTCTACCAATTCCACGTTTTTCTTAATAACAGGAATCTTATTAATTTGTTCAGGTCCATAGTTTATTGTTGGTGCTAAATAGGAGAGTATTGACATCGTTGTGCTTGAATTTAGCAATCCAAGATGATACTTTATTTCACCATTATTAAAAAAGCTTACTGGCCCACCATTCCCAAATAAAATACCTATTGGAACATACCTGCAGCTAAACATACCTGATGATACTTCCGTCCATGTAATAGCTTCTTTCATGTAATAGGTGCTTTCTCGCAATCTATAATTTGTTACATTTGTTCTTATATCAAGTCCATCATTTTCAAGGTTAATCACGGTTTCAAAGTTGCCATACCATTTTCGTTTAAATCCTCCTGCAGTGACAGGAAACCATTTTTTTCGACTAACCAACATATCTTCATGTGATTTTAAACCAAATCCAATTTTCGCAAAACTCACCTCAAACCAAAGTCGAGCATAAACCTTATCGTCGCCTGTCAGAACACCTTTCTTTGTTATTCCTTCAAAACTCTTTCCTAATTGGAATATATTCAGCATATTGTTGCTTACCCAATAAGCTATAGGTGATCCCGGAATGGTTAAGAAGCTCTTTTCATCTGCCTCAAATAGATATTCGCAATTATTATTTTCAAGGGCATATAACACCTTTTGTTTTTGGATTTCCATTCCGCCTTTAAATTCAGATAATTTTAGATAAACTCCTTTTTCCTTTTCTTTACCATTTTTCAAAACAAATGAACAAATTGGTACGGTGGCTTCCTCAAATGCAGAGTATTCCATCTGAACAAGAGTTGTTATTGACTTTTGTTTAATAATATACTCTCTTAATTGCTCATAGGTCTTGATAAACATCCACACAA is a window of [Clostridium] saccharolyticum WM1 DNA encoding:
- the pglZ gene encoding BREX-1 system phosphatase PglZ type A, which translates into the protein MAELNLKQITDKLNAEFASDVRKLIFWYDAGAEFSSDIESIELENAKVLKLERDNQFYIKYFLEREDTTTNYLIYAPFPKPALKENHLADTIRYSKEFFADRASLLAVDLGIDEKYKPVLQHYIKFFGSKERTQKFYELEIENFNKSIIEIALMGVLCKTKIVSFEEIVRTVITDGDIEDNNYLTEFEKFDLLKPFWKMCEETFGYTDVSPTLNKLVYALFVTYTSKVIRTELPQSWKNYCSYKSGNIIAFLDSMMNSLIFKENFDVLSDMVYSTLNGDTIFDKLNVNDYSDLEIFKKTDIFILKWLIDRLEGEDTAAKLNGHSIPELCRMRRKMHFGQMYFSHYYILENAYHLIMAARFEPQKSSLDIWKSYVAKDHIVDQKYRYFYYHYDQLANNSPYENLRDLVENIYTNRYLDPLSVAWNRAFSECKGDTGLIKQHEFYNKFVRHAKERVVVIISDALRFEVGQTLLKRLISDEKCNASMNVMQSVLPSYTRFGMSALLPHKELSMSEDYKVLVDGKVCDDLKTREQVLQGFIPNSRTVQFDDIKTMKIADLKEIFTGQEVVYVYHNQIDARGDKLNTENEVFSACEEAIEEIHTMIKRLTSANNTRFIITADHGFLYKRDKLAESDKIGGFDKKDAFVGRRYVVAREAVTAEGIGTVTLGDILGNHDERIISVPIGSDIFKVAGGGQNFVHGGSSLQEILIPVIDVKTNKAHTETKAVSIALVSLIHKITNLTTNLDFIQTDAVTDVNKETTYKLFFISGDNEKISNDNIYVADKKDEDASKRVFRLKFTFKNKKYDKTRKYYLVAYDEKNVLEVLRHEVQMDLAFADDFGFNL
- a CDS encoding toll/interleukin-1 receptor domain-containing protein — protein: MIFISHAWQNGKPDPRVLQFVDFLRKNGYQAECDVLYQQQKTAIHFTEMMADALRKAEKTIIVLSENYKTRADNYQGGVGTEYRYIIDDFSNKENRYILVSFDGRSQKVVPDFLRGRDIVDLSEDSKNEYRELFSKLAGTLKYEFSPVAEFRTTPLPQKIDEFQAPEKENLSDRLGLDFTEKQPLSDLEKKKFLRESFVSIVSFLKRISDEFCSKNQHFQIEYEEIDAVTVVFELYKNARKVHAVQIWFGNLMGSRENSIFVGNNIGSKNSFSQMIGCKDNEGNPLLDVSFAMFCDKNNGTVEEVVKQIWEGNFKLYLRLE
- the pglX gene encoding BREX-1 system adenine-specific DNA-methyltransferase PglX yields the protein MDKTAIKNFAVWARRKLISEITYKAGLIGITEKGISKPLSMSTDNIQFFDIGTGKPTEISDHEIKQREALINRIKEKEGTSDYKTAFQFVIEEVAYTWFNRLIAIRFMEVNDYLPSRIRVLSSETSGKSEPDMVTTPFNTDMDFSAYEKDRIMQLKHENELDELFRMLFIKQCNKLNEVLPELFEKTADYTELLLTISFTDSDGMVSHLVNDIAEEDFTEAVEIIGWMYQYYNEERKNEVINIYKGTIKKEDIPAATQLFTTDWVVRYMVDNSLGRYWIERNPQSKLIEKLEYFVTPKNGQIQFVNEKVAPEELTFFDPCMGSGHILVYAFDVLMEIYRECGFVDRDAAHAIIENNIFGLDIDNRAYQLAYFAVMMKARSYDRRFLTREIEPNVLAINETNNISRFNCDGITNNEEENKIGEYLINAYKHAKELGSLISVDKHDYKSFIEYLGNCSLSGQLTLESDHWLRVVMPEMKRLAKQASIMSEKYAVVCTNPPYMNKLEGQLKKFVVDEYKPYSGDLFSVFMYRNFEYCRSNGYSAFMTPFVWMFIKTYEQLREYIIKQKSITTLVQMEYSAFEEATVPICSFVLKNGKEKEKGVYLKLSEFKGGMEIQKQKVLYALENNNCEYLFEADEKSFLTIPGSPIAYWVSNNMLNIFQLGKSFEGITKKGVLTGDDKVYARLWFEVSFAKIGFGLKSHEDMLVSRKKWFPVTAGGFKRKWYGNFETVINLENDGLDIRTNVTNYRLRESTYYMKEAITWTEVSSGMFSCRYVPIGILFGNGGPVSFFNNGEIKYHLGLLNSSTTMSILSYLAPTINYGPEQINKIPVIKKNVELVENIVTENVEISKNEWDSFETSWEFKKHPLLDADKIESAIQYWQDECNIRFNQLKVNEEKLNEIFIDIYGLERELSSVVEDKDVTVRKADIKSDIKSFISYAVGCMLGRYSLNYDGIAFAGGEWDDSRYNKFKPDKDNCIPITDEEYFSDDIVGRFVEFIKCAYGTDVLEDNIDFIANALDNKGNTSREIIRNYFLKDFYKDHIKTYQKRPIYWLYDSGKQDGFKALVYMHRYTADTTGIVRVDYLHKMQKIYMSEIDRMKEMEENSNNTREVAQAEKRKEKLIKQLKETKEYDEKIAHLALSRIAIDLDDGVKVNYEKVQTGQDGKKLDILAKI